A window of the Paenibacillus woosongensis genome harbors these coding sequences:
- a CDS encoding metal ABC transporter permease codes for MSDFWIILTGTLVAATSGILGCFLVLRKMSLVGDAISHSVLPGIAIAFMVGGSRDSLLMMIGAAVLGLITVFLIQLLQQGGLQSDASIGIVFTALFAIGVILISRNAANIDLDLDCVLFGEIAYVQWDILIINGYNMGPAAVWFLGITLFIVLLVIGLFYKQFKLCAFDPALAAALGIPVALFHYLLMGLVSLSTVASFESVGAILVVGMLIVPASTAYLLTDRLSRMLLYSVIIGALSSAGGYYFAKWLDASIAGSMITVAGLLFLLAFLFSPLHGLVARHNKRRRMKSMTV; via the coding sequence ATGTCCGATTTCTGGATTATTCTAACCGGAACGCTTGTTGCCGCCACCAGCGGCATTCTTGGCTGTTTTCTCGTATTGCGCAAAATGTCGCTGGTCGGCGATGCGATCAGCCACTCCGTACTGCCGGGGATTGCGATCGCCTTTATGGTGGGCGGCTCCAGAGACTCGCTGCTCATGATGATCGGCGCGGCCGTGCTCGGCCTGATTACGGTATTTCTCATTCAGTTGCTGCAGCAGGGTGGGCTGCAGTCGGATGCCTCGATTGGCATCGTCTTCACGGCGCTGTTTGCCATCGGCGTTATATTGATTAGCAGGAACGCCGCGAATATCGATCTCGATCTGGATTGCGTCCTGTTCGGGGAAATTGCCTATGTGCAATGGGATATTCTCATTATCAACGGCTACAACATGGGTCCTGCCGCGGTTTGGTTTCTCGGCATAACCTTGTTTATTGTGCTGCTTGTGATCGGCTTATTCTACAAACAGTTCAAACTGTGCGCCTTCGACCCGGCGCTGGCCGCTGCTCTAGGTATCCCTGTCGCGCTGTTCCATTATCTGCTCATGGGGCTTGTGTCGCTCTCTACGGTGGCTTCCTTTGAAAGCGTGGGCGCCATTCTCGTCGTCGGCATGCTGATCGTTCCGGCGTCGACGGCCTACCTGCTTACAGACCGTTTGAGCCGAATGCTGCTGTACAGCGTAATCATCGGTGCGCTTAGCTCGGCTGGAGGATATTATTTTGCCAAATGGCTCGATGCATCTATTGCCGGCTCCATGATTACCGTAGCGGGTCTGCTCTTCCTGCTGGCTTTTCTGTTCTCCCCGCTGCATGGCCTGGTTGCACGGCATAATAAACGGCGCCGCATGAAATCCATGACGGTATAA
- a CDS encoding metal ABC transporter permease: MLVSILGWFSDPNMRWILMGSLLLGLGSGVIGSFTFLRKQSLLGDALAHAALPGICIAFMLSGVKSVGLFMIGAILSGMLATFGIHFVTRYSRIKQDAALGIVLTVFFGIGVVLMTKIQHSGNGNQSGLDKYMFGQAASMMLSDVYLMGAVSLALVLVCLLFFKEFKLVSFDPGFARGMGLKVGLYEQLLLLLTVVAVVVGIQAVGVVLVAALLITPAVAARYWTDALGVMVILAGLFGALSGVTGTLISSTLSNLPTGPVTVLAATALFAVSLVFAPRRGLLAKWIRHRRTQKDVRERLEIHTATATISQHTAEKGAE, translated from the coding sequence ATGCTGGTATCTATACTCGGATGGTTCAGCGATCCAAATATGAGATGGATCCTGATGGGCTCCCTGCTGCTCGGTTTAGGCAGCGGAGTGATCGGTTCCTTTACGTTTCTGCGCAAACAGAGCCTGCTCGGAGATGCGCTGGCCCATGCAGCATTGCCTGGCATCTGCATCGCCTTCATGCTTAGCGGCGTGAAATCGGTGGGACTGTTCATGATTGGGGCAATCTTGTCAGGCATGCTGGCAACGTTCGGCATCCATTTCGTGACCCGTTACTCCAGAATCAAGCAGGACGCCGCATTAGGCATCGTTCTTACAGTCTTCTTCGGCATCGGAGTCGTCCTGATGACGAAAATTCAGCATAGCGGAAACGGCAATCAGAGCGGTCTTGATAAGTACATGTTTGGGCAGGCTGCCTCGATGATGCTATCCGACGTTTATTTAATGGGGGCTGTCTCCCTTGCGCTCGTCTTGGTGTGTCTGCTGTTCTTCAAGGAATTCAAGCTGGTCAGCTTCGATCCCGGCTTTGCCCGGGGGATGGGACTGAAGGTCGGCTTGTATGAGCAGTTGCTGCTCCTGCTTACGGTTGTCGCCGTAGTCGTCGGCATTCAGGCGGTCGGCGTCGTACTCGTAGCGGCCTTATTGATTACCCCAGCGGTAGCTGCGCGTTACTGGACGGATGCGCTTGGCGTCATGGTCATTCTAGCCGGTCTGTTCGGCGCCCTGTCGGGCGTTACGGGCACATTGATCAGCTCGACATTGTCCAATTTGCCGACAGGACCTGTAACAGTGCTTGCCGCAACAGCTTTATTCGCTGTATCGCTCGTATTTGCGCCGCGAAGAGGGCTGCTTGCGAAATGGATACGGCATAGGCGCACGCAGAAGGATGTGCGCGAAAGACTGGAAATTCATACGGCTACTGCGACGATTAGCCAGCATACGGCCGAAAAGGGGGCGGAATGA
- a CDS encoding peptidoglycan D,D-transpeptidase FtsI family protein yields the protein MKRYYSEDVLEQESRLQRHFNIRLNFFFFSTFLIFTVMIVRLAILQFVEGPSLAEQGVDLKLKDVPLPPIRGTIYAAGGEKLAYSMSVQSLYITLQKDYSQSTERGKENRPEAIELAKKLKAAFDAHGDANEGALTLDEIIDALDLEYRKASGFEPRRIKMGLTSREIAYFLERKDQFPGIEVLEESVRYYDPDQVAVQTVGYMRKYANASTNLDFYKEIRASGESNPALQYTETEHVGYDGLELYYQNELRGKNGFKQIAVNSRNMVKGIPEWTAPEKGYDLHTTINKSVQLAAQQAITDQLKWLHSNRVSGKLHPDAKTGYAVAMEVETGNIVAMASMPDYDANVWQSGGISAEDWKRIENNYQNGTVTPISSGRSGHTFDSTVYLGSTVKPLSVLIGLNEGLFSANAQYNDKGIVYFGKNDSSSVRNSGRAAYGPMDPSKAIYKSSNAFMVDMVGKRLYRKYRSKGIEVWDEYMKEFGLGVSTGIDLPREFYGILDYRDEGESELARLVYASFGQQAKYTPLQLAQYTATLASRGKRMEPHLVSKITDSNGNVVKVFEPKVLNEVNFKKEHWDKVIAGMKTDVSAFNGFPYDFARKTGTSEQDYKGRKIDNGVFIAFAPREKPKLAVAVVVPEGGFGSTSAAPIARKIFEAYDWEYGLDGAPKKQGRKE from the coding sequence ATGAAGAGGTATTACTCGGAGGATGTCCTGGAGCAGGAGAGCAGGCTTCAGCGGCACTTTAATATTCGCCTGAATTTTTTCTTTTTTAGCACATTCCTGATTTTTACGGTGATGATCGTCCGTCTGGCTATTCTGCAATTTGTTGAGGGGCCATCCCTGGCAGAGCAGGGGGTGGATTTGAAGCTCAAGGATGTTCCGCTTCCGCCGATTCGGGGGACGATCTACGCTGCCGGGGGAGAGAAGCTGGCTTACTCTATGTCGGTGCAATCTCTGTACATTACGCTGCAGAAAGATTATAGCCAGAGCACGGAGCGTGGGAAAGAGAATCGCCCTGAGGCCATAGAATTAGCGAAGAAGCTGAAGGCTGCTTTCGATGCGCATGGTGATGCAAACGAAGGAGCGCTCACGCTTGACGAAATTATCGATGCTTTGGATTTGGAATATCGGAAGGCTAGCGGCTTCGAGCCCCGGCGGATCAAGATGGGGCTCACCTCAAGGGAAATCGCTTATTTTTTGGAGCGGAAGGATCAATTCCCGGGGATCGAGGTGCTGGAAGAGAGTGTCCGTTATTATGACCCGGATCAAGTGGCCGTCCAAACGGTCGGATACATGAGGAAGTACGCGAATGCGTCAACGAATTTGGACTTCTACAAGGAAATTAGAGCATCAGGCGAGTCCAATCCGGCTTTGCAGTATACGGAGACCGAACATGTGGGATACGATGGGCTGGAGCTGTATTATCAAAACGAGCTGCGTGGCAAAAACGGCTTCAAGCAAATTGCTGTAAATTCACGGAACATGGTCAAGGGGATTCCAGAATGGACTGCACCCGAGAAGGGGTACGATCTGCATACGACCATTAACAAAAGTGTACAGCTGGCTGCTCAGCAGGCTATAACCGATCAGTTGAAATGGCTGCACAGCAACCGGGTCTCCGGCAAGCTGCATCCGGATGCCAAAACGGGATATGCGGTAGCCATGGAAGTGGAGACCGGGAATATTGTGGCGATGGCCAGCATGCCCGACTATGACGCAAACGTATGGCAGAGCGGGGGGATATCAGCCGAGGATTGGAAGCGGATCGAGAATAATTACCAGAACGGGACGGTTACTCCCATCAGCTCGGGACGCTCCGGGCATACTTTTGACTCTACCGTATATTTAGGATCGACGGTCAAGCCGTTGTCGGTTCTTATCGGGTTGAATGAGGGCCTGTTCTCGGCAAATGCTCAATACAATGACAAGGGGATCGTTTATTTCGGAAAAAACGACTCCTCCAGCGTCCGGAATTCCGGTCGTGCTGCCTACGGCCCGATGGATCCGTCCAAGGCGATATACAAATCCTCGAACGCTTTTATGGTTGATATGGTAGGCAAGAGGCTTTACAGAAAGTACAGGAGCAAAGGAATCGAAGTATGGGATGAATATATGAAAGAATTTGGCCTTGGTGTGTCGACCGGCATCGATTTACCGAGAGAATTCTATGGTATACTGGATTACCGGGACGAGGGGGAGAGTGAACTGGCAAGGCTGGTCTATGCCTCTTTCGGCCAGCAGGCGAAATATACTCCTCTGCAATTAGCTCAGTATACTGCTACCTTGGCGAGCCGCGGCAAACGGATGGAACCGCACCTGGTGAGCAAAATTACCGATTCAAACGGCAATGTGGTTAAAGTATTCGAGCCGAAAGTACTGAATGAAGTGAACTTTAAAAAGGAGCACTGGGATAAGGTCATCGCTGGGATGAAGACGGATGTGTCAGCATTTAACGGCTTCCCGTATGATTTTGCCCGTAAGACGGGAACCTCGGAGCAGGACTATAAGGGCCGTAAGATCGATAACGGGGTGTTCATCGCCTTTGCTCCCCGGGAGAAACCGAAGCTGGCCGTGGCCGTCGTTGTCCCGGAGGGCGGCTTCGGGTCGACGAGCGCCGCGCCGATTGCCCGCAAAATTTTTGAGGCATACGATTGGGAATACGGGCTGGACGGCGCGCCTAAGAAGCAGGGCCGGAAGGAATAA
- a CDS encoding transglutaminase domain-containing protein: MTEIWIDGLREYNMISALLMLIMAISILQGLLRGASRSAGRLFTLFSGGLLSLLSLVFSVPFTMWIAPRVQQWLSGYTPPLRELSKWEQLYYTLVTAVRDFPLMRFAVVFILSYWLIRSIMGLVCAFAFGSDSLFGRIASGREGTASLLSRLAGAGIGGVIGAARCLMVIAVLFILVTLFPNSSFSRYVEASPVYQQGARTVIEPLTGELIKDKLPVFTRGVGEGLEGIHQWRYEVIDAEIPRDIEQTAAAITVGARSDEEKARLLYEWIGTRVAYDYDKVRDYEEKGIWNEQTPQMTYDSKRGVCIDYSRLYAVMARSLGLQVKVVTGLGYDGRGGYGPHAWNEVYLSEKDVWVPLDATWARSGDWFNPPAFNDTHIADKVI; encoded by the coding sequence ATGACGGAAATCTGGATAGACGGGTTGCGGGAATACAACATGATTTCCGCCTTGCTCATGCTCATTATGGCTATTTCAATACTGCAAGGCCTGCTGCGGGGGGCTTCCCGCTCGGCAGGCCGGCTCTTTACGCTTTTTAGCGGCGGGCTGCTGTCACTGCTCAGCTTGGTGTTCTCTGTTCCGTTCACGATGTGGATTGCTCCGAGGGTGCAGCAGTGGCTAAGCGGCTATACCCCGCCTTTGCGGGAGCTCTCGAAATGGGAGCAGCTTTATTATACGTTAGTTACGGCGGTAAGGGATTTTCCGTTAATGCGCTTTGCCGTTGTATTCATACTCAGTTACTGGCTAATTCGTTCGATCATGGGGCTTGTCTGCGCCTTTGCATTCGGGAGCGATTCCTTATTCGGACGGATTGCTTCGGGCCGTGAAGGAACTGCATCGTTGCTCAGCCGCCTAGCGGGAGCTGGAATCGGCGGGGTCATAGGAGCTGCGCGCTGCCTGATGGTTATCGCAGTGTTGTTCATCCTGGTGACCTTGTTTCCGAACAGCAGCTTCAGCCGCTACGTTGAGGCCTCTCCCGTATACCAGCAAGGAGCCCGGACCGTTATCGAGCCTCTTACCGGTGAGCTGATCAAGGACAAGCTTCCGGTATTTACCCGGGGAGTCGGGGAGGGGCTAGAGGGGATTCACCAGTGGCGCTACGAGGTTATCGATGCAGAAATTCCCCGCGACATCGAACAGACTGCAGCCGCAATCACGGTAGGGGCAAGGAGCGACGAGGAGAAGGCGCGCCTGCTCTATGAATGGATCGGGACAAGAGTAGCCTATGATTACGATAAGGTCCGGGATTATGAGGAGAAGGGCATTTGGAACGAGCAGACGCCGCAAATGACCTATGACAGCAAGCGGGGAGTGTGCATCGATTATTCCCGGTTGTATGCGGTGATGGCCCGTTCGCTGGGGCTGCAGGTCAAAGTCGTAACAGGGCTTGGATATGACGGCCGCGGCGGCTATGGCCCTCATGCCTGGAACGAGGTATATCTGTCCGAGAAGGACGTTTGGGTTCCGTTGGACGCGACTTGGGCAAGAAGCGGGGACTGGTTCAATCCGCCCGCATTTAATGATACCCATATCGCGGATAAAGTAATTTAA
- a CDS encoding metal ABC transporter ATP-binding protein: protein MNSYPLEVQHLTVAYQKKPVLRSVSFQIPSGKLIGVLGPNGAGKSTLLKAVLGLIPKVDGEVKIYGKPYEEQRKLVGYVPQRESVDWDFPTNALDVVMMGRYGHLGWFRRPGAEERRIALDCLTKVGMADFADRQISQLSGGQQQRVFLARALAQNAQLYFMDEPFAGVDATTEKAIIGLLHELKEQGKTVLVVHHDLATVKEYFDHVLLLNGELVAEGTTEDTFTPQNLQRTYGGRIAMIQDFAAVPIEME from the coding sequence ATGAATTCATATCCGTTGGAAGTACAGCATTTAACGGTGGCTTATCAGAAGAAACCGGTTTTGCGCTCCGTATCTTTTCAAATTCCCTCCGGGAAGCTTATTGGGGTACTCGGGCCAAACGGGGCGGGGAAATCCACACTGCTTAAGGCGGTGCTCGGCCTGATCCCGAAGGTGGACGGGGAAGTGAAAATTTACGGGAAGCCCTATGAAGAACAGCGCAAACTGGTCGGGTATGTTCCCCAGCGGGAGTCGGTGGATTGGGATTTTCCGACGAATGCGCTGGATGTCGTGATGATGGGGAGGTACGGCCACTTAGGCTGGTTCCGCCGTCCCGGGGCAGAGGAACGGAGGATTGCGTTGGACTGTCTAACCAAAGTCGGTATGGCCGACTTTGCCGACCGTCAAATCAGTCAGCTCTCCGGAGGCCAGCAGCAGAGGGTGTTTCTCGCCAGGGCCCTTGCCCAGAATGCTCAGCTGTATTTCATGGATGAGCCCTTTGCTGGAGTGGATGCGACGACGGAGAAGGCGATTATCGGGCTGCTTCACGAATTAAAGGAGCAGGGCAAAACCGTATTGGTCGTCCACCACGACTTGGCTACGGTCAAGGAATATTTCGACCATGTTCTCCTTCTTAATGGAGAGCTGGTTGCGGAGGGGACTACCGAGGATACATTCACCCCGCAAAATTTGCAGAGAACGTACGGAGGGCGGATTGCCATGATCCAGGACTTCGCCGCCGTACCGATAGAGATGGAGTGA
- a CDS encoding DUF456 domain-containing protein → MDILGWIIVIALFVTGMAGAVFPVLPGVLAIYAAFFVYGWFFSFEALGPVFWIVQTLIVVALLVADYAVGAWGVKKYGGSKLSVWLSTIGIIIGPFVIPAFGLILGPLVGAMIGELIKGESLSKAFKVGIGSVVGLLSSMAVKIVLQLAMIILFVIWIASF, encoded by the coding sequence TTGGATATACTCGGCTGGATTATTGTTATCGCGCTGTTCGTAACCGGGATGGCCGGGGCGGTGTTCCCCGTGCTTCCGGGCGTACTGGCCATTTATGCGGCCTTTTTCGTCTACGGGTGGTTTTTCTCGTTCGAGGCATTGGGCCCGGTCTTCTGGATTGTCCAGACGCTGATCGTTGTGGCTCTGCTTGTGGCGGATTACGCCGTCGGCGCCTGGGGCGTCAAGAAATACGGGGGCAGCAAGCTGTCGGTCTGGCTGAGCACGATTGGAATTATTATCGGCCCGTTTGTCATTCCGGCGTTTGGGCTTATTCTTGGCCCGCTAGTTGGAGCGATGATCGGGGAACTGATTAAGGGCGAAAGCCTGTCCAAGGCGTTTAAGGTTGGAATCGGCTCTGTCGTCGGCCTGCTCAGCAGCATGGCTGTGAAGATCGTGCTGCAGCTTGCGATGATTATCCTGTTCGTGATATGGATCGCATCTTTTTAG
- a CDS encoding metal ABC transporter solute-binding protein, Zn/Mn family, with amino-acid sequence MDQLKVKKGPLQRLKMTLSVLALIIVAACSKVEGGMIHALRGEEQEIIQVVATTGMIADLVQQIGGTEVQVTALMRPGVDPHLFKASQGDIQKLDKANMVFYGGLHLEGKMTEILEKLGRHKYTVPVSKDIDQALLRSGADINGTQFDPHIWFDVKLWISAAGTVRDTLAAYDPNHAELYRKNAEAYIEELNALDAEIKDKINEIPESGRVLVTAHDAFGYFGDAYGMKVMGLQGISTAAEYGSKDVSNLRDYLVENKIKAVFVESSVPPKAMEAVIAGAKEKGHAVIIGGELYSDSLGEPGSGADTYITMVRHNVNTIVEALK; translated from the coding sequence ATGGATCAGTTAAAAGTCAAGAAGGGTCCGCTGCAGCGCTTGAAAATGACGCTTAGCGTACTGGCATTGATCATAGTGGCAGCATGCTCCAAAGTCGAGGGGGGGATGATTCATGCCTTGCGGGGAGAAGAACAGGAGATTATTCAGGTTGTGGCAACAACGGGCATGATCGCTGACCTCGTTCAGCAAATTGGCGGTACGGAGGTTCAAGTCACGGCACTGATGCGTCCGGGGGTTGACCCGCATTTATTCAAGGCTTCTCAAGGAGATATCCAGAAGCTGGATAAGGCGAACATGGTGTTTTACGGCGGGCTGCATCTCGAAGGGAAAATGACGGAAATTTTGGAGAAGCTGGGACGGCACAAGTACACGGTTCCGGTCTCGAAGGATATTGATCAGGCTCTGCTTCGATCTGGGGCGGATATCAATGGCACGCAATTCGATCCGCATATTTGGTTTGACGTCAAGCTGTGGATTTCTGCAGCGGGGACGGTTCGGGACACGCTTGCCGCTTACGATCCGAATCATGCAGAGCTGTACCGGAAAAATGCCGAGGCATACATCGAAGAGCTGAATGCCCTGGACGCCGAAATCAAGGACAAAATTAACGAAATCCCGGAATCCGGACGGGTGCTGGTCACCGCACATGATGCCTTCGGATATTTCGGGGACGCCTATGGCATGAAGGTTATGGGTTTGCAGGGCATTAGCACGGCAGCCGAATACGGCTCCAAGGATGTCAGCAATCTGCGGGATTATTTGGTCGAGAATAAAATCAAAGCCGTGTTCGTGGAATCGAGCGTTCCCCCTAAGGCAATGGAAGCGGTCATCGCGGGGGCGAAGGAGAAAGGGCATGCCGTCATCATCGGCGGCGAGCTGTACTCTGATTCGCTGGGCGAACCGGGTTCGGGTGCGGATACGTATATTACGATGGTTCGCCATAATGTTAACACCATTGTTGAAGCGTTGAAATAA
- a CDS encoding Cof-type HAD-IIB family hydrolase, which translates to MDGTLLNSNHEISPKTEEWLRKAMAAGVHVCLSTGRSYDEAVSYGEQLGLDTPMITVNGSEVWRTPHELYHRELFDYRLIGQMHEIARKKDVYFWAYAVEGLYREDNWDPSLLERNQWLKFGYTTNDDQLRHEINMELQNLSGLEITNSSPYNLEINPEGVNKASGAAMVCKLLGLQMSEVVAIGDSLNDLAAIQAAGLGVAMGNAQIAVKENADVVTASNDDDGIALIIRDYILTEE; encoded by the coding sequence ATGGATGGAACCTTGCTGAACAGCAATCATGAGATTTCCCCGAAAACGGAGGAATGGCTGCGCAAAGCGATGGCTGCGGGCGTTCATGTTTGCTTGTCGACGGGAAGAAGCTACGATGAAGCCGTCTCCTACGGTGAGCAGCTGGGACTCGATACCCCGATGATCACCGTCAACGGCAGCGAGGTATGGCGAACGCCCCATGAGCTGTATCATCGTGAATTGTTCGACTATCGGCTGATTGGCCAAATGCATGAAATTGCCAGAAAGAAAGACGTTTACTTCTGGGCATATGCCGTGGAAGGCCTATATAGGGAAGATAATTGGGACCCGAGCCTGCTGGAGCGCAACCAGTGGCTTAAATTCGGTTATACGACGAACGACGATCAGCTTCGCCATGAGATTAACATGGAGCTGCAAAATTTAAGCGGGCTGGAAATCACCAACTCCTCCCCTTATAATCTTGAAATCAATCCGGAGGGGGTCAACAAAGCGAGCGGGGCGGCCATGGTCTGCAAGCTGCTTGGCCTGCAAATGTCGGAAGTCGTCGCAATCGGCGACAGCTTGAATGATCTGGCGGCCATTCAGGCCGCAGGCCTTGGCGTAGCCATGGGGAACGCGCAAATCGCGGTCAAGGAGAATGCAGACGTGGTTACGGCTTCCAACGATGACGACGGCATTGCCTTGATTATTCGCGATTATATTTTGACGGAGGAGTGA
- a CDS encoding peptidoglycan D,D-transpeptidase FtsI family protein gives MKKVYSDDPREQEIELQRHFNIRLNLFFFSAFAIFTVIIVRLAILQFVEGPTLAQQGTGLRVKDVPLPPTRGTIYAAGGEKLAYSTPVQSLYITLQKDYSKNSTRGKENRPEAIALAEKLKEAFDKYGDPNGTPMTLDDIVDAMDLEYRRANGFAPRRIKIDLTDQEIAYFLERKDQFPGLDIVEESIRHYDEDRVAVQTIGYLRKFSSTLDVSWYDSVRETMAAENKDPGLEYTAEEFVGFDGLEMQYQHELRGKNGYKSVPIDPRNMATGIPELTAPQKGYDLHTTINKNVQLTAQQAITDQLKWLHTNPVSGKLHPNAKTGYAVAMEVETGNIIAMASMPDYDSNVWKSGGVSGEVWKEIENSYKNGTITPFGSGRSGHNFESTILLGSTIKPLSVLIGLNEGLFTTNTTYNDRGIAYFGRNDSSRVRNSGSHAYGSMDPSRAIYKSSNTFMVDMVGKRLYNKYGAEGIDVWDKYMKDFGLGVSTGIDLPSEYLGKLEYKDENETPLARLVYASFGQQGKYTAMQLAQFTATLASRGKRMEPHLVNKITDSDGTIVKKIEPKVLNELNFKQEHWNEVISGMKTDVSAFNGFPYDFARKTGTSEQSYRGKMIDNGVFIAFAPRENPKLAVAVVVPEGGFGSMSAAPIARKIFDAYDQEYGLDGVPKKAKQTETEQNSPVNP, from the coding sequence ATGAAAAAAGTGTATTCAGATGATCCGCGCGAGCAGGAAATAGAGCTGCAGCGTCATTTTAATATTCGCCTCAATTTATTTTTTTTCAGCGCGTTTGCGATTTTTACGGTGATCATCGTCCGGCTGGCTATTCTGCAGTTTGTGGAAGGGCCAACGCTGGCCCAGCAGGGAACAGGCCTTAGAGTGAAGGATGTTCCGCTGCCGCCGACGCGGGGAACGATCTATGCAGCCGGCGGCGAGAAGCTGGCTTATTCTACGCCGGTGCAATCTTTGTATATCACGCTGCAGAAGGACTACAGCAAGAACTCGACACGGGGGAAAGAGAATCGTCCTGAAGCTATAGCTTTGGCAGAGAAGCTGAAGGAGGCCTTTGATAAATACGGCGATCCGAACGGTACGCCGATGACGCTTGATGACATCGTCGATGCCATGGATTTGGAATACCGGCGCGCCAACGGCTTTGCGCCCCGCCGGATCAAGATTGATCTGACGGACCAGGAGATCGCTTATTTCCTGGAGCGCAAGGATCAGTTCCCGGGACTCGATATTGTAGAGGAGAGCATTCGCCATTATGACGAGGACCGGGTTGCCGTCCAGACGATCGGCTATCTGCGGAAGTTCAGCTCTACGCTGGACGTATCCTGGTACGATTCGGTCCGGGAAACGATGGCCGCCGAGAACAAAGATCCCGGGCTGGAGTATACGGCGGAGGAATTTGTGGGCTTCGACGGATTGGAGATGCAGTACCAGCATGAGCTCCGCGGCAAGAACGGGTACAAAAGCGTTCCCATTGACCCGCGAAACATGGCGACGGGCATTCCGGAGCTGACCGCTCCGCAGAAGGGGTATGATTTGCATACGACGATCAACAAGAATGTCCAGTTAACCGCCCAGCAGGCCATCACCGACCAGCTGAAGTGGCTGCACACCAATCCGGTATCCGGCAAGCTGCACCCTAATGCAAAGACAGGTTATGCCGTAGCTATGGAGGTAGAGACTGGCAACATCATCGCGATGGCCAGCATGCCTGATTACGACTCGAACGTATGGAAGAGCGGCGGCGTGAGCGGCGAGGTGTGGAAGGAAATCGAGAATAGCTATAAGAACGGGACGATTACTCCGTTCGGTTCAGGCCGCTCGGGCCACAACTTCGAATCAACCATCCTGCTCGGATCAACAATTAAGCCGCTATCTGTGCTGATTGGATTAAATGAAGGGTTGTTCACAACGAATACAACCTACAATGACAGAGGGATCGCCTATTTTGGGCGTAACGACTCCTCCAGAGTAAGAAACTCCGGAAGCCATGCTTATGGCTCGATGGACCCGTCTAGAGCCATTTATAAATCCTCGAACACCTTTATGGTCGATATGGTCGGGAAGAGGCTGTACAACAAATACGGTGCTGAAGGAATCGACGTATGGGATAAGTACATGAAGGATTTCGGACTTGGCGTATCAACCGGCATCGATTTGCCCTCCGAATATTTGGGCAAGCTCGAATACAAGGATGAGAACGAGACGCCGCTGGCGAGACTGGTCTATGCTTCTTTTGGCCAGCAGGGAAAATATACCGCCATGCAGCTGGCTCAATTCACGGCTACCCTGGCGAGCCGCGGCAAGCGGATGGAGCCGCATCTCGTCAACAAAATTACCGATTCCGATGGCACCATCGTCAAGAAAATCGAGCCTAAGGTGCTGAATGAATTGAACTTCAAACAGGAGCACTGGAACGAGGTAATCAGCGGGATGAAGACGGATGTCTCCGCATTCAACGGCTTCCCTTATGATTTTGCCCGCAAGACTGGAACATCAGAGCAGAGCTATCGTGGCAAAATGATCGATAATGGTGTATTTATCGCCTTTGCACCGCGGGAGAATCCTAAGCTTGCTGTAGCAGTTGTTGTACCTGAGGGCGGGTTCGGCTCAATGAGCGCCGCGCCGATCGCGCGGAAAATCTTCGACGCGTACGATCAGGAATACGGATTGGACGGCGTACCGAAGAAAGCAAAACAAACGGAAACGGAGCAGAATTCGCCTGTTAACCCGTGA
- a CDS encoding GNAT family N-acetyltransferase — translation MLIKLDVANYDTAKKMIDIQIPAYKVEAELIGYDGIPQLQDTVETMMQCREKFVGYLLGGELVAFISYEETEQEVEICRLVVHPYHFRKKIATILVEHIVETISQGRSIRVNTGALNFPAKGLYQMFGFRQVKDIEVAPGVFITELRRN, via the coding sequence TTGCTGATCAAGCTGGACGTTGCGAATTACGATACAGCCAAAAAAATGATTGATATACAGATTCCTGCCTACAAGGTTGAAGCTGAGCTGATCGGTTATGACGGCATTCCTCAATTGCAGGATACCGTAGAAACGATGATGCAATGCCGGGAGAAGTTCGTCGGATATTTGCTGGGCGGGGAGCTTGTGGCCTTCATCTCTTATGAGGAGACGGAGCAAGAGGTCGAGATTTGCCGGCTGGTCGTGCATCCGTATCATTTCCGCAAGAAAATCGCCACCATTCTCGTTGAGCATATCGTGGAGACGATCTCACAAGGCCGTTCGATTCGCGTAAATACGGGAGCACTGAATTTTCCTGCCAAGGGATTGTACCAAATGTTCGGCTTCCGGCAGGTCAAGGATATCGAGGTTGCCCCAGGAGTATTCATTACCGAGCTTAGGAGAAATTAG